In Stenotrophomonas sp. ASS1, the following proteins share a genomic window:
- a CDS encoding S10 family peptidase gives MKSLLHTAALCVGLLIAPASVLAAPDAEAKPDPKDDKTEAPALPADASVRQSMRLAGRTLDYTATVGTLPVRDAKGKVIADVVFTAYTMPGKDRPVTFALNGGPGASSVYLNMGAIGPKVVTFGSEGDSASAPATLHDNPGTWLDFTDLVFIDPVGTGFSRARIGDDEAKKQLYNPSADIEYLSRSIYDWLLRNQRMASRKYLTGESYGGYRGPRITHFLQTRLGVAMNGLVLVSPYLSPTLEDNADVSPMAWMQTLPSIAAAHLERQGKLTDAAMRDVVEYTRGDYATALMKGRSDPQATEAMLRRVTELTGLDAQFVRRAGGRLETQAYLREVFRDKGTLGSRYDSNVTAFDPFPNDPEQRANDPLLDSIIAPTTTAMVDFVTRVVGWKVDARYQALNYDVNRLWDRNGELRQGAVTQLRQAVAIDPHLQVLIVHGWNDLSCPFMGSILTVDQMPAMGSNPARVQVRSYPGGHMFYSRADSQAAFRKDVQALFQRN, from the coding sequence ATGAAGTCCCTGCTGCACACTGCCGCGCTCTGCGTCGGCCTGCTCATCGCCCCTGCCAGCGTGCTGGCCGCGCCCGACGCCGAGGCCAAGCCCGACCCGAAAGACGACAAGACCGAAGCGCCTGCGCTGCCCGCCGACGCCTCGGTCCGCCAGAGCATGCGCCTGGCCGGCCGCACCCTGGACTACACCGCCACCGTCGGCACCCTGCCGGTACGCGATGCCAAGGGCAAGGTGATCGCCGATGTGGTGTTCACCGCCTACACGATGCCGGGCAAGGACCGGCCGGTGACCTTCGCGCTCAATGGCGGCCCGGGTGCATCGTCGGTCTACCTCAACATGGGCGCGATCGGACCCAAGGTGGTCACCTTTGGTTCGGAGGGGGACAGCGCATCGGCGCCGGCCACCCTGCACGACAACCCCGGCACCTGGCTGGACTTCACCGACCTGGTGTTCATCGACCCGGTCGGCACTGGCTTCAGCCGTGCGCGCATCGGCGATGACGAAGCGAAGAAGCAGCTGTACAACCCCAGCGCCGACATCGAATACCTGTCGCGCTCGATCTACGACTGGCTGCTGCGCAACCAGCGCATGGCCTCGCGCAAGTACCTGACCGGCGAGAGCTACGGTGGCTACCGTGGCCCGCGCATCACCCACTTCCTGCAGACCCGGCTGGGCGTGGCGATGAACGGCCTGGTGCTGGTCTCGCCCTACCTGAGCCCGACCCTGGAAGACAACGCCGATGTCTCGCCGATGGCGTGGATGCAGACGCTGCCGTCGATCGCTGCAGCGCACCTGGAGCGCCAGGGCAAACTGACCGATGCGGCGATGCGCGACGTGGTGGAATACACCCGCGGCGACTACGCCACTGCGCTGATGAAGGGCCGCAGCGATCCGCAGGCGACCGAGGCGATGCTGCGCCGGGTGACCGAGCTGACCGGGCTGGATGCGCAGTTCGTGCGCCGCGCCGGTGGCCGATTGGAGACGCAGGCCTATCTGCGTGAGGTGTTCCGCGACAAGGGCACGCTGGGCAGCCGCTACGACTCCAACGTGACCGCGTTCGATCCGTTCCCGAATGATCCGGAACAGCGCGCCAACGATCCGCTGCTGGACAGCATCATTGCGCCGACCACCACCGCGATGGTCGACTTCGTGACGCGCGTGGTCGGCTGGAAGGTGGATGCACGCTACCAGGCGCTGAACTACGACGTGAACCGGCTGTGGGACCGCAACGGCGAGCTGCGCCAGGGCGCGGTGACCCAGCTGCGGCAGGCGGTGGCGATCGATCCGCATCTGCAGGTGCTGATCGTGCATGGCTGGAATGATCTGTCGTGCCCGTTCATGGGGTCGATCCTGACGGTGGACCAGATGCCGGCGATGGGCAGCAATCCGGCCCGGGTGCAGGTGCGCAGTTATCCGGGCGGGCACATGTTCTACAGCCGGGCGGACAGCCAGGCGGCGTTCCGGAAGGATGTGCAGGCGCTGTTCCAGCGTAACTGA
- a CDS encoding GNAT family protein, with the protein MASHSLLFPGLPLHSARLVLSPIRRDDAAALFAIQSDPDVMRFWNHPAWTRPAEARAQIDDDLAAQATGTQLKLAVRETLDGPLLGICVVFALDRDAARAEIGYLLAPDRQGQGYMHEALQHLLDYLFQTLRLHRVEAEVDPRNRPSAHVLERLGFHLEGVLRQRWRIQGELSDSAVYGLLADDELRTTLPA; encoded by the coding sequence TTGGCCAGCCACTCGCTGCTGTTCCCGGGCCTGCCGCTGCACAGCGCGCGCCTGGTCCTGAGCCCGATCCGCCGCGACGATGCGGCCGCCCTGTTCGCGATCCAGTCCGATCCGGACGTGATGCGGTTCTGGAACCACCCGGCGTGGACACGACCGGCCGAAGCGCGCGCGCAGATCGACGATGACCTGGCGGCACAGGCCACCGGCACCCAGCTCAAGCTGGCCGTGCGCGAAACGCTGGATGGCCCGTTGCTGGGCATCTGCGTGGTGTTCGCCCTGGATCGCGATGCCGCTCGTGCCGAGATCGGCTACCTTCTGGCCCCCGACAGGCAAGGCCAGGGCTACATGCACGAAGCGCTGCAGCATCTGCTGGACTACCTGTTCCAGACCCTGCGCCTGCATCGCGTGGAAGCCGAAGTCGACCCGCGCAACCGGCCCTCGGCACACGTGCTTGAACGGCTGGGCTTCCACCTGGAGGGCGTGCTGCGGCAGCGCTGGCGCATCCAGGGCGAACTGTCCGATTCGGCGGTATACGGCCTGCTGGCCGACGACGAACTGCGCACCACCCTGCCCGCTTGA
- the parE gene encoding DNA topoisomerase IV subunit B: MNARYNAADIEVLSGLDPVKRRPGMYTDTARPNHLAQEVIDNSVDEALAGHARSIEITLYKDGSVEVSDDGRGMPVDIHPEEKIPGVELILTRLHAGGKFSNNNYTFSGGLHGVGVSVVNALSTLVEVHIKREGAEHRITFRNGDRATPLEVIGSVGKKNTGTRVRFWPDPKYFDTPKFAVRALKHLLRAKAVLCPGLTVKLTDEATGEVDTWYYEDGLRDYLKLELGERESLPADLFVGNLKKDTEVVDWAVAWLPEGELVQESYVNLIPTAQHGTHVNGLRTGLTEALREFCDFRNLLPRGVKLAPEDVWDRVSFVLSLKMTDPQFSGQTKERLSSRQAAGFVEGAAHDAFSLLLNQNVELGEKIAQIAIERASARLKTEKLVVRKKVTQGPALPGKLADCISQDLSRTELFLVEGDSAGGSAKQARDKDFQAIMPLRGKILNTWEVSSNSVLASEEVHNLAIAIGCDPGKDDISGLRYGKVIILADADSDGLHIATLLTALFLKHFPALVDAGHVFVAMPPLFRIDVGKQVFYALDEEEKRSMLDKIEREKIKGAINVTRFKGLGEMNPPQLRESTIHPDTRRLVQLTVDDREQTSSLMDMLLAKKRASDRKGWLESKGDLASLEV, encoded by the coding sequence ATGAACGCCCGTTATAACGCCGCCGATATTGAAGTCCTGTCCGGCCTTGACCCGGTCAAGCGCCGTCCCGGCATGTATACCGACACCGCGCGCCCGAACCACCTGGCGCAGGAAGTGATCGACAACTCGGTGGACGAGGCCCTCGCCGGCCATGCGCGCTCGATCGAGATCACCCTGTACAAGGACGGCAGCGTGGAGGTCAGCGATGACGGCCGCGGCATGCCGGTGGACATCCACCCGGAAGAGAAGATCCCGGGTGTCGAGCTGATCCTCACCCGCCTGCATGCGGGCGGCAAGTTCAGCAACAACAACTACACCTTCTCCGGCGGCCTGCACGGCGTCGGCGTCAGCGTGGTCAATGCGCTGTCGACCCTGGTGGAAGTGCACATCAAGCGCGAAGGTGCCGAGCACCGCATCACCTTCCGCAACGGCGACCGCGCCACGCCGCTGGAAGTGATCGGCAGCGTCGGCAAGAAGAACACCGGCACCCGCGTGCGCTTCTGGCCTGACCCGAAATACTTCGACACGCCCAAGTTCGCGGTGCGCGCGCTGAAGCACCTGCTGCGCGCCAAGGCCGTGCTGTGCCCGGGCCTGACGGTCAAGCTGACCGATGAGGCCACCGGTGAAGTCGACACCTGGTACTACGAAGACGGCCTGCGCGATTACCTGAAGCTGGAACTGGGCGAACGCGAATCGCTGCCGGCCGACCTGTTCGTCGGCAACCTGAAGAAGGACACCGAGGTGGTGGACTGGGCCGTGGCCTGGCTGCCGGAAGGCGAGCTGGTGCAGGAAAGCTACGTCAATCTGATTCCCACCGCCCAGCACGGCACCCACGTCAACGGCCTGCGTACCGGCCTGACCGAGGCGCTGCGCGAGTTCTGCGACTTCCGCAACCTGCTGCCGCGCGGCGTCAAGCTGGCCCCGGAAGACGTGTGGGACCGCGTGTCGTTCGTGCTGTCGCTGAAGATGACCGACCCGCAGTTCAGTGGCCAGACCAAGGAACGCCTGTCCTCGCGCCAGGCCGCCGGCTTCGTTGAAGGCGCCGCCCACGATGCCTTCAGCCTGCTGTTGAACCAGAACGTCGAGCTGGGCGAGAAAATCGCGCAGATCGCCATCGAGCGCGCCAGCGCACGCCTGAAGACCGAGAAGCTGGTCGTCCGCAAGAAGGTCACCCAGGGCCCGGCCCTGCCCGGCAAGCTGGCCGACTGCATCAGCCAGGACCTGTCGCGTACCGAGCTGTTCCTGGTGGAAGGCGACTCGGCAGGGGGCAGTGCCAAGCAGGCCCGCGACAAGGACTTCCAGGCCATCATGCCGTTGCGCGGCAAGATCCTGAACACCTGGGAAGTCTCGTCCAACAGCGTGCTGGCCTCGGAGGAAGTACACAACCTGGCCATCGCCATCGGCTGCGACCCCGGCAAGGACGACATCAGCGGCCTGCGTTACGGCAAGGTCATCATCCTGGCCGACGCGGACTCCGACGGCCTGCACATCGCAACCCTGCTGACCGCACTGTTCCTGAAGCACTTCCCGGCGCTGGTCGATGCCGGCCACGTGTTCGTGGCGATGCCGCCGCTGTTCCGCATCGACGTGGGCAAGCAGGTGTTCTACGCCCTGGATGAAGAAGAAAAGCGCTCGATGCTGGACAAGATCGAACGCGAGAAGATCAAGGGCGCCATCAACGTGACCCGCTTCAAGGGCCTGGGCGAGATGAACCCGCCGCAGCTGCGTGAATCCACCATCCACCCGGATACGCGCCGCCTGGTGCAGCTGACCGTGGACGATCGCGAGCAGACGAGCTCGCTGATGGACATGCTGCTGGCCAAGAAGCGCGCCTCCGACCGCAAGGGCTGGCTGGAGAGCAAGGGCGATCTGGCTTCGCTGGAAGTCTGA
- a CDS encoding CTP synthase, producing MTPLIFVTGGVVSSLGKGIAAASLAAILEARGLKVTMMKLDPYINVDPGTMSPFQHGEVYVTDDGAETDLDLGHYERFVRTRLSRKNSVTTGRIYENVIRKERRGDYLGATVQVIPHITDEIRRCIDEATEGYDVALVEIGGTVGDIESLPFLEAIRQVRTERGPEKALFMHLTLVPYIGAAGELKTKPTQHSVKELRSIGIQPDVLLCRSEQAVPDSERRKIAQFTNVSERAVISVPDVDVLYRIPSGLHAQGLDEIVVNQLKLADKAGPVDLSMWEDAVDATLHPLDEVTIAVVGKYVDHQDAYKSVGEALKHGGLRQRTKVNLKWLEAQDLEGTDMAALADVDGILVPGGFGDRGFEGKVLTSKFAREQHVPYFGICYGMQAAVVDYARNVVGLEGANSTENDRQSPNPVIGLITEWRTATGDVEKRDDKSDLGGTMRLGLQEQRLKPGTLARELYGKDVVAERHRHRYEFNNRYRTQLEDAGLVIAGKSMDDTLVEVVELPRDAHPWFLACQAHPEFLSTPRDGHPLFIGFIRAARERKAGGKLLQEARA from the coding sequence ATGACTCCCTTGATTTTCGTAACCGGCGGCGTGGTGTCCTCGCTCGGCAAAGGCATTGCCGCCGCGTCGCTGGCCGCCATTCTCGAAGCCCGTGGCCTGAAGGTCACGATGATGAAGCTCGACCCGTACATCAACGTCGACCCGGGCACCATGAGCCCGTTCCAGCACGGTGAGGTCTACGTCACCGACGACGGCGCCGAGACCGACCTCGACCTGGGCCACTACGAGCGCTTCGTGCGCACCCGCCTGAGCCGCAAGAACTCGGTCACCACCGGTCGTATCTACGAGAACGTGATCCGCAAGGAACGCCGCGGCGACTACCTGGGTGCGACCGTGCAGGTCATTCCGCACATCACCGACGAGATCCGCCGCTGCATCGACGAAGCCACCGAAGGCTACGACGTGGCGCTGGTGGAGATCGGCGGTACCGTCGGCGACATCGAGTCGCTGCCGTTCCTGGAGGCGATCCGCCAGGTGCGCACCGAGCGTGGCCCGGAGAAGGCACTGTTCATGCACCTCACCCTGGTGCCGTACATCGGCGCCGCCGGTGAGCTGAAGACCAAGCCGACCCAGCACTCGGTGAAGGAACTGCGCTCGATCGGCATCCAGCCGGACGTGCTGCTGTGCCGTTCGGAACAGGCCGTGCCGGATTCGGAGCGCCGCAAGATCGCCCAGTTCACCAACGTTTCCGAGCGCGCGGTGATCAGCGTGCCGGACGTGGATGTCCTGTACCGCATTCCGTCGGGCCTGCATGCGCAGGGCCTGGACGAGATCGTGGTCAACCAGCTGAAGCTGGCCGACAAGGCTGGCCCGGTCGATCTGTCGATGTGGGAAGACGCGGTCGATGCGACCCTGCACCCGCTGGACGAAGTGACCATCGCCGTGGTCGGCAAGTACGTCGACCACCAGGACGCCTACAAGTCGGTCGGCGAAGCACTCAAGCACGGCGGCCTGCGCCAGCGCACCAAGGTCAACCTGAAGTGGCTGGAAGCACAGGACCTGGAAGGCACCGACATGGCCGCACTGGCCGATGTCGACGGCATCCTGGTGCCGGGTGGCTTCGGTGACCGTGGTTTCGAAGGCAAGGTGCTGACCTCGAAGTTCGCCCGCGAGCAGCACGTGCCGTACTTCGGCATCTGCTACGGCATGCAGGCGGCCGTCGTCGATTACGCCCGCAACGTGGTCGGCCTGGAAGGTGCCAACAGCACCGAGAACGACCGCCAGTCGCCGAACCCGGTGATCGGCCTGATCACCGAATGGCGTACGGCAACCGGCGACGTCGAAAAGCGTGATGACAAGAGCGACCTCGGTGGCACCATGCGCCTGGGCCTGCAGGAACAGCGCCTGAAGCCGGGCACGCTGGCCCGTGAGCTGTACGGCAAGGACGTGGTTGCCGAGCGCCACCGCCACCGCTACGAGTTCAACAACCGCTACCGCACCCAGCTGGAGGATGCAGGCCTGGTGATCGCCGGCAAGTCGATGGATGACACCCTGGTGGAAGTGGTGGAGCTGCCGCGCGATGCGCACCCGTGGTTCCTGGCCTGCCAGGCGCACCCGGAATTCCTGTCCACGCCGCGTGACGGCCACCCGCTGTTCATCGGTTTCATCCGTGCCGCACGCGAGCGCAAGGCCGGCGGCAAGCTGCTGCAGGAAGCCCGCGCCTGA
- the kdsA gene encoding 3-deoxy-8-phosphooctulonate synthase, which produces MKLCGFEVGLDQPLFLIAGPCVIESMQLQLDTAGKLKEVTDKLGVNFIFKSSFDKANRTSGTAFRGPGMEEGLKVLAEVKKQIGVPVLTDVHEYTPMDEVASVVDVLQTPAFLVRQTDFIRKVCSAGKPVNIKKGQFLAPWDMKPVVEKAKATGNEQIMVCERGASFGYNNLVSDMRSLAVMRDTGCPVVFDATHSVQLPGGQGTSSGGQREHVPVLARAAVAVGISGLFAETHPDPSKALSDGPNAWPLDQMEALLETLMELDAVTKKHGFSRFA; this is translated from the coding sequence ATGAAACTGTGTGGATTCGAGGTCGGGCTGGACCAGCCCCTGTTCCTGATCGCCGGCCCCTGCGTGATCGAGTCGATGCAGCTGCAGCTCGATACCGCCGGCAAGTTGAAGGAAGTCACCGACAAGCTCGGCGTCAACTTCATCTTCAAGTCCAGCTTCGACAAGGCCAACCGCACTTCGGGCACCGCATTCCGCGGCCCGGGCATGGAAGAGGGCCTGAAGGTCCTGGCCGAGGTCAAGAAGCAGATCGGCGTGCCGGTGCTGACCGACGTCCACGAATACACCCCGATGGATGAAGTGGCCTCGGTGGTGGACGTGCTGCAGACCCCGGCGTTCCTGGTCCGCCAGACCGACTTCATCCGCAAGGTGTGCTCGGCCGGCAAGCCGGTCAACATCAAGAAGGGCCAGTTCCTGGCGCCGTGGGACATGAAGCCGGTCGTGGAAAAGGCCAAGGCCACCGGCAACGAGCAGATCATGGTCTGCGAACGCGGTGCCAGCTTCGGCTACAACAACCTGGTCAGTGACATGCGTTCGCTGGCGGTGATGCGCGATACCGGTTGCCCGGTGGTGTTCGACGCCACCCATTCGGTGCAGCTGCCGGGTGGGCAGGGCACCAGTTCCGGTGGCCAGCGTGAGCACGTGCCGGTGCTGGCCCGCGCCGCCGTGGCGGTGGGCATCTCCGGCCTGTTCGCCGAAACCCATCCGGACCCGTCCAAGGCGCTGTCCGATGGCCCCAATGCATGGCCGCTGGACCAGATGGAAGCGCTGCTCGAGACCCTGATGGAACTCGATGCGGTGACCAAGAAGCACGGCTTTTCGCGCTTCGCGTGA
- the eno gene encoding phosphopyruvate hydratase, with the protein MSTIRSIHAREILDSRGNPTLEAEVILEDGSFGRAAVPSGASTGTKEAVELRDGDKTRYLGKGVRKAVDNVNTTIANALKGFEATDQAGLDRRLIDLDGTENKGRLGANALLGVSMAAAHAAAASNKQALWQYLAAKTGVTPSLPVPMMNIINGGAHADNNVDFQEFMVLPVGFTSFSEALRAGTEIFHSLKSVLKGHGLSTAVGDEGGFAPDFRSNVEALDTILEAIGKAGYTAGEDVLLGLDVASSEFFENGKYNLVGENKRLTSEQFVDFLADWAAQYPIITIEDGLAENDWAGWKLLTDRIGKKVQLVGDDLFVTNPKIFQEGIDSGTANAILIKVNQIGTLSETLEAIAMADRAGYAAVVSHRSGETEDTTIADISVATTATQIKTGSLCRSDRVAKYNQLLRIEEALGAGARYAGRDAFVSLKR; encoded by the coding sequence ATGAGTACGATCCGCAGCATCCACGCCCGTGAAATCCTCGACAGCCGTGGCAACCCCACGCTGGAAGCCGAAGTCATCCTGGAGGACGGTTCGTTCGGTCGTGCCGCGGTTCCCTCCGGCGCCTCGACCGGCACCAAGGAAGCGGTCGAGCTGCGTGACGGCGACAAGACCCGTTACCTGGGCAAGGGCGTGCGCAAGGCTGTCGACAACGTCAACACCACCATCGCCAATGCGCTGAAGGGCTTCGAAGCCACCGACCAGGCCGGCCTCGACCGTCGCCTGATCGACCTCGACGGCACCGAGAACAAGGGTCGCCTGGGCGCCAACGCGCTGCTGGGTGTTTCGATGGCCGCCGCGCACGCCGCCGCTGCATCGAACAAGCAGGCGCTGTGGCAGTACCTTGCCGCCAAGACCGGCGTGACCCCGTCGCTGCCGGTGCCGATGATGAACATCATCAACGGCGGCGCGCACGCCGACAACAACGTCGACTTCCAGGAGTTCATGGTGCTGCCGGTCGGCTTCACCTCGTTCTCCGAAGCGCTGCGCGCGGGCACCGAAATCTTCCATTCGCTGAAGTCGGTGCTGAAGGGCCACGGCCTGAGCACGGCGGTCGGCGACGAAGGCGGCTTCGCACCGGACTTCCGCAGCAACGTCGAGGCGCTCGACACCATCCTCGAAGCGATCGGCAAGGCTGGCTACACCGCCGGTGAAGACGTGCTGCTGGGCCTGGACGTCGCCTCCAGCGAATTCTTCGAAAACGGCAAGTACAACCTGGTCGGCGAGAACAAGCGCCTGACCTCCGAGCAGTTCGTCGACTTCCTCGCCGACTGGGCCGCGCAGTACCCGATCATCACGATTGAAGATGGCCTGGCCGAGAACGACTGGGCCGGCTGGAAGCTGCTGACCGACCGCATCGGCAAGAAGGTGCAGCTGGTTGGCGACGACCTGTTCGTGACCAACCCGAAGATCTTCCAGGAAGGCATCGACTCGGGCACCGCCAACGCGATCCTGATCAAGGTCAACCAGATCGGCACGCTCAGCGAAACCCTGGAAGCGATCGCGATGGCCGACCGCGCCGGCTATGCCGCCGTCGTCTCGCACCGTTCGGGCGAAACCGAAGACACCACCATTGCCGATATCTCGGTGGCCACCACCGCCACCCAGATCAAGACCGGTTCGCTGTGCCGCAGCGATCGCGTGGCCAAGTACAACCAGCTGCTGCGCATCGAGGAAGCCCTCGGCGCCGGCGCGCGTTACGCCGGTCGTGACGCGTTCGTTTCGCTGAAGCGCTGA
- the ftsB gene encoding cell division protein FtsB, whose translation MRDWRWMLLVLALLLGWLQYRFWFGPGNSGEVMMLEAQVANQERDNEGLQQRNDALAAEVKDLKEGQSAIEERARSELGMIKPGEKFYRVVEDAPVHPAQPAAGVTAQAGEHPADVP comes from the coding sequence ATGCGCGACTGGCGCTGGATGCTGCTGGTGCTGGCCCTGCTGCTGGGCTGGCTGCAGTACCGCTTCTGGTTCGGTCCGGGCAACTCGGGTGAAGTGATGATGCTCGAAGCCCAGGTCGCCAACCAGGAGCGGGACAATGAGGGTCTGCAGCAGCGCAACGACGCGCTCGCTGCCGAAGTGAAGGACCTCAAGGAAGGCCAGTCCGCCATCGAGGAACGCGCGCGCAGCGAGCTGGGCATGATCAAGCCTGGCGAGAAGTTCTACCGCGTGGTCGAGGATGCGCCGGTCCACCCGGCGCAGCCTGCTGCCGGCGTCACTGCCCAGGCGGGCGAACACCCGGCAGACGTGCCATGA
- the ispD gene encoding 2-C-methyl-D-erythritol 4-phosphate cytidylyltransferase, giving the protein MSAAIWVVVPAAGRGTRFGAPLPKQYLQAGGQILLAHTLDALLAHPAVAGAMVVIGQDDADWPGWNEWSGKPVLTCIGGATRAASVLAGLQALPDTVRADEFVLVHDAARPNLSLADLGRLLEVGRADPVGAILAAPVRDTLKRAGDDGGIDGTEPRERLWRALTPQLFRRHQLSRALSDAAAAGVDVTDEAMAMERQGQRPLLVEGSEDNFKVTTPADLDRFEFVLSRRAG; this is encoded by the coding sequence ATGAGCGCGGCGATCTGGGTCGTTGTTCCTGCGGCCGGCCGTGGCACCCGCTTCGGTGCACCGCTGCCCAAGCAGTACCTGCAGGCGGGCGGGCAGATCCTGCTCGCCCACACACTGGACGCGCTGCTGGCGCACCCCGCCGTGGCCGGAGCGATGGTGGTGATCGGCCAGGACGACGCCGACTGGCCGGGCTGGAATGAGTGGTCGGGCAAGCCGGTGCTGACCTGCATCGGCGGCGCGACCCGTGCCGCCTCGGTGCTGGCCGGGTTGCAGGCGCTGCCGGACACCGTGCGTGCCGATGAATTCGTGCTGGTTCACGATGCTGCACGGCCGAACCTGTCGTTGGCCGATCTCGGTCGTCTGCTTGAAGTCGGTCGTGCCGACCCGGTCGGGGCGATCCTGGCTGCGCCGGTGCGCGACACCCTCAAGCGCGCTGGCGACGACGGCGGCATCGATGGCACCGAGCCACGCGAGCGCCTGTGGCGCGCACTGACGCCGCAGCTGTTCCGCCGCCACCAGCTCAGCCGCGCGCTGTCTGACGCTGCGGCCGCCGGTGTTGACGTCACCGACGAGGCCATGGCCATGGAGCGCCAGGGCCAGCGCCCGCTGCTGGTGGAAGGCAGCGAGGACAACTTCAAGGTCACCACTCCGGCCGATCTGGACCGGTTCGAATTCGTACTTTCCCGCCGCGCCGGCTGA
- the ispF gene encoding 2-C-methyl-D-erythritol 2,4-cyclodiphosphate synthase, producing the protein MSTAPFPPVRIGQGYDVHAFGEGDHIMLGGVNVPHSCGVLAHSDGDVILHALCDAMLGALALGDIGQHFPPSDDRWKGADSSDFVRHCDSLLRERGWRVGNTDITVICERPKVGPHALAMRERIGGLLQLPLDAVSVKATTSEKLGFTGRGEGIAAQAVVLLVAA; encoded by the coding sequence ATGAGCACCGCACCGTTCCCGCCCGTCCGCATCGGCCAGGGCTACGACGTCCATGCCTTCGGTGAAGGCGACCACATCATGCTTGGCGGCGTGAACGTGCCGCACAGCTGCGGCGTGCTCGCACACAGCGATGGCGACGTGATCCTGCACGCCCTGTGCGATGCGATGCTCGGCGCGTTGGCGCTGGGCGATATCGGCCAGCATTTCCCGCCGAGTGACGACCGCTGGAAGGGCGCCGACAGCAGTGATTTCGTTCGCCATTGCGACAGCCTGCTGCGCGAGCGTGGCTGGCGCGTCGGCAACACCGACATCACCGTGATCTGCGAGCGGCCGAAGGTCGGTCCGCATGCGCTGGCGATGCGTGAGCGCATCGGTGGGTTGCTGCAGTTGCCGCTGGATGCGGTCAGCGTCAAGGCCACCACGTCTGAGAAGCTGGGCTTCACCGGCCGTGGCGAAGGCATCGCCGCACAGGCGGTGGTACTGCTGGTGGCGGCATGA
- the truD gene encoding tRNA pseudouridine(13) synthase TruD, whose protein sequence is MIPLPLAFGAPLLTARIRTTPDDFQVDELPAFEATGEGEHLLLHIRKRGANTVHVAKVLAKWAGLPEMAVSYAGMKDRHAVTTQRFSVHLPKRIAPDLAELASDEIEVLEATWHNRKLQRGALAGNRFKLVLREVQGDAAAISERLQQIAERGLPNWFGEQRFGRDGGNVPAALAMFGGRRMRKEQRSLLLSAARSALFNRVLAARVEQGNWDQPLEGEVWMLNGSRSVFGPEPYTDVLAERLARFDIHPSAPLWGEGELRSTDAARELELAALDDEESKALRAGLEDARLKQERRALRLRPALLQHQWLAEDVLELSFALPPGCYATAVLHELGPVEDASQA, encoded by the coding sequence ATGATCCCGCTGCCGTTGGCGTTTGGTGCACCGTTGCTGACGGCGCGCATCCGCACCACGCCGGACGATTTCCAGGTTGACGAACTGCCGGCCTTCGAGGCCACCGGTGAAGGCGAGCACCTGCTGCTGCACATCCGCAAGCGCGGCGCCAACACCGTGCATGTGGCCAAGGTGCTGGCCAAGTGGGCGGGCCTGCCGGAAATGGCGGTGAGCTACGCCGGCATGAAGGATCGCCATGCGGTCACCACCCAGCGTTTCAGCGTGCACCTGCCCAAGCGCATTGCGCCGGACCTGGCCGAGCTGGCCAGTGACGAGATCGAAGTGCTCGAAGCCACCTGGCACAACCGCAAGCTGCAGCGCGGTGCACTGGCAGGCAACCGCTTCAAGCTGGTGCTGCGTGAAGTGCAGGGCGATGCCGCAGCGATCAGCGAACGCTTGCAGCAGATTGCCGAGCGCGGCCTGCCGAACTGGTTTGGCGAGCAGCGCTTTGGCCGCGACGGCGGCAATGTGCCAGCGGCACTGGCGATGTTCGGGGGGCGCCGCATGCGCAAGGAACAGCGATCGCTGCTGCTGTCAGCCGCTCGTTCGGCGCTGTTCAACCGCGTGCTGGCCGCGCGCGTGGAGCAGGGCAACTGGGACCAGCCGCTGGAAGGCGAAGTCTGGATGCTCAATGGCAGCCGCAGCGTGTTCGGTCCCGAGCCGTACACCGACGTGCTGGCCGAGCGCCTGGCGCGTTTCGACATCCATCCCAGCGCGCCGCTGTGGGGTGAAGGCGAGCTGCGCAGCACCGATGCGGCACGCGAGCTGGAGCTGGCCGCGCTGGACGACGAGGAATCGAAGGCGCTGCGGGCCGGCCTGGAAGACGCGCGCCTGAAGCAGGAGCGCCGCGCGCTGCGCCTGCGCCCGGCGCTGCTGCAGCACCAGTGGCTGGCCGAAGACGTGCTGGAGCTGTCATTCGCGCTGCCGCCAGGCTGCTACGCCACCGCCGTACTGCACGAACTCGGCCCCGTCGAGGACGCCTCGCAGGCCTGA